The following proteins come from a genomic window of Coffea arabica cultivar ET-39 chromosome 11c, Coffea Arabica ET-39 HiFi, whole genome shotgun sequence:
- the LOC113716110 gene encoding uncharacterized protein, translated as MGLFTYTITGGGFMLIGAWELFVSSSECIQNTPLSPPLTSHRAISAINNSSTQTKKAPLSSSSISFQFPSAILNMLLLFAFGEEILFFYVRRKDPRGVENRYYDLFLVPIGICLFCTILELKSPKSNNARLGRGVGLVLQGMWIGKMGFSFLINPKKKEKKNPILMSIYAHRESV; from the exons ATGGGACTCTTCACCTACACCATAACCGGTGGCGGTTTCATGTTGATCGGTGCCTGGGAATTGTTCGTATCTTCCTCTGAGTGTATCCAAAATACGCCACTATCTCCGCCCCTTACCAGCCATCGCGCCATTTCGGCTATTAACAACAGCAGCACTCAAACGAAAAAGGCCCCTCTTTCTTCATCATCG ATTTCGTTTCAATTTCCTTCGGCGATCCTCAATATGCTGCTTCTTTTCGCTTTCGGAGAAGAAATTTTGTTCTTTTACGTTAGAAGAAAGGACCCCAGGGGGGTAGAAAACCGATACTACGACCTCTTCCTCGTGCCAATAGGCATTTGTCTGTTTTGTACTATTCTAGAACTGAAAAGTCCGAAATCGAATAATGCAAGATTGGGACGCGGGGTTGGACTGGTTTTACAGGGTATGTGGATAGGTAAGATGGGATTCAGTTTCTTgatcaacccaaaaaaaaaagaaaaaaaaaacccaatacTGATGTCTATATATGCACATCGTGAATCCGTATAA
- the LOC113716629 gene encoding uncharacterized protein, whose amino-acid sequence MGLFTYTIAGGGFILIGAWESFVSSSECIQNTPLSPPLTSPRAISAINNSSTQTKKAPLSSSSVTCISISVLSFFFILNSLIFISDALNSKDHVGFAFQLEGKSRGNYTIKCKGHPEYHRGRAIAMLQFNCHLALLVTLSVVVYGIVRKKHGIRRDLLQYRPLGAEIQHLDGQPQFTLDSDDDLDDADQNGIKEVRSVEMQKAIVAVPASEVNGYGTH is encoded by the exons ATGGGACTCTTCACCTACACCATAGCCGGTGGCGGTTTCATCTTGATCGGTGCTTGGGAATCGTTCGTATCTTCCTCTGAATGTATCCAAAATACGCCACTATCTCCGCCCCTTACCAGCCCTCGCGCCATTTCAGCTATTAACAACAGCAGCACTCAAACGAAAAAGGCCCCTCTTTCTTCATCATCTGTAACATGCATATCAATCTCcgtcctttctttcttcttcattctaaactctctcatcttCATCTCCGACGCTCTCAACTCCAAAGACCACGTCGGTTTCGCCTTCCAGTTAGAG GGGAAGAGTAGAGGAAACTATACGATTAAGTGTAAAGGGCACCCTGAGTATCATCGTGGTCGAGCGATCGCTATGCTTCAGTTTAATTGCCATCTTGCACTTCTAGTGACTTTGAGTGTTGTGGTGTATGGAATTGTCCGCAAGAAGCATGGGATTAGGCGTGATTTGTTGCAGTATAGGCCGCTTGGAGCTGAGATTCAGCATTTGGATGGTCAGCCTCAGTTTACTTTGGAttctgatgatgatcttgatgaTGCTGATCAGAATGGGATTAAAGAGGTGAGGAGTGTGGAAATGCAGAAGGCTATTGTAGCAGTGCCTGCATCAGAAGTCAATGGTTATGGTACTCATTGA